The following are encoded together in the Penicillium digitatum chromosome 3, complete sequence genome:
- a CDS encoding ABC transporter, putative, translating into MDVFRSGTIPLECSVQSRGIDIGNPESPISASLRLFFVDDDATPNQAAAQDGTFYKKYPTAEDRSNAPLFPNLNFTLPAIQASSSSKVAPLQHWAIIGPSDRTDFLHILRGEHISIPPNARSYPYLLTDEIADKDPRLRVVQNAVQYVGFSGEGSGAIGGVRGAYLSARYESYREETDWSVLQYLRGQTSLNPMEGEEEGTLHDEEFLQRTISSLELGNLLTLPVSSLSNGQTRRARIAKAILGKPELLLLDEPFMGLDPVAVRKISKLLHELAKKNAPRLVLALRPQDKVPDWITHIMVLGNSRKVLLQGPRVAIEDTLNVWSYIANKSKPDSLPEQQTQILNKCKADLKAGILDTELLGDLVAHTHAIKSSEVQAPLGGEPVIDMEGVHVQYGDKVVLGNWQQKVNDEIKDGLHWRVRRGQRWAILGPNGSGKTTLLSMITSDHPQTYAQPIKLFGRSRLPEAGKPGISIFELQSRIGHSSPEIHAFFPRQLSIREALETAFAETFLSKPKLNIERDQDISAVLHFFKPQLDPNYITSKVPKISTARLPPMTKRTHVRLEPYALMDHVVGYADEILFGELTTAQQRIVLFLRAIVARPDIVILDEAFSGLSAAQRNRCLQFLEIGERPKRRAPNVNPRSLEEAQFRWTGLTEDQALIMTSHVAEEIPDSVRYYMRLPSPAGTVDGLDFRFGILQSKTTLRQPQTWEAAWSPPEAFTKHARRTWRRKQHTLPVQDMTEFEWWSI; encoded by the exons ATGGATGTCTTCAGGTCCGGTACCATCCCTCTCGAATGCTCCGTGCAGTCACGTGGCATCGATATTGGTAACCCCGAATCTCCAATCTCCGCATCATTGCGACTTTTCTTCGTAGACGACGATGCTACTCCGAACCAAGCTGCGGCCCAGG ATGGAACATTTTACAAGAAATACCCAACCGCCGAAGACCGGTCCAATGCACCTCTCTTCCCAAATTTGAATTTCACTCTACCCGCTATTCAGGCTTCCAGCTCATCGAAGGTGGCACCTCTGCAACATTGGGCTATAATTGGCCCTTCTGACCGAACCGACTTCCTCCACATCCTCCGCGGCGAACACATCAGTATTCCGCCCAACGCACGCTCATATCCATACCTCCTCACAGACGAAATTGCCGACAAGGACCCACGGTTGCGCGTAGTGCaaaatgcagttcaatatGTTGGATTCAGTGGCGAAGGCTCGGGGGCCATTGGGGGAGTTCGTGGCGCATATCTCAGTGCTCGCTATGAGAGTTATCGGGAGGAAACCGACTGGAGCGTGCTACAATACTTGCGTGGCCAGACCTCCTTGAACCCGATGGAGGGTGAGGAGGAAGGCACGTTACACGATGAAGAATTCCTCCAGCGGACCATTAGCAGTCTTGAACTAGGGAACCTGCTCACCTTGCCGGTCTCGAGTCTGAGCAATGGTCAAACCCGCCGAGCGCGAATTGCAAAGGCGATTCTAGGCAAGCCAGAGCTGCTACTTCTTGATGAGCCGTTCA TGGGGTTGGACCCGGTGGCAGTAAGAAAGATATCTAAACTCCTTCACGAGCTAGCGAAGAAAAATGCCCCTCGACTTGTTCTAGCTCTGCGCCCCCAGGACAAGGTGCCGGACTGGATCACACATATTATGGTTTTGGGCAATTCCCGTAAGGTTCTTCTCCAAGGGCCAAGGGTGGCTATCGAGGACACGCTCAATGTTTGGAGCTACATTGCAAATAAGTCGAAGCCGGACTCTCTACCCGAACAGCAAACACAAATATTGAATAAATGTAAAGCAGACTTGAAGGCTGGCATCTTGGACACAGAGCTCCTTGGTGATTTGGTGGCACATACACATGCTATAAAGTCCTCCGAAGTCCAGGCGCCATTGGGCGGAGAGCCAGTCATTGATATGGAAGGAGTTCATGTCCAGTATGGGGATAAGGTAGTACTCGGTAATTGGCAGCAGAAGGTGAATGACGAAATAAAGGATGGGCTACACTGGCGAGTCCGTCGGGGGCAACGCTGGGCGATTCTCGGCCCCAATGGATCAGGCAAGACAACTTTGCTATCCATGATTACATCGGACCATCCGCAGACATATGCGCAGCCTATCAAACTTTTCGGACGATCCAGACTTCCAGAGGCTGGCAAACCCGGAATTTCAATCTTTGAATTGCAATCCCGCATTGGACACTCATCACCGGAGATCCATGCATTCTTCCCACGTCAATTATCCATCCGTGAAGCGCTTGAGACTGCCTTCGCTGAGACTTTCCTGTCAAAGCCGAAGCTGAACATTGAACGAGATCAAGACATATCTGCAGTCCTGCATTTCTTCAAGCCCCAACTGGATCCAAATTACATCACGAGCAAGGTGCCAAAAATCTCAACTGCTCGGCTCCCGCCCATGACGAAGCGCACTCACGTTAGGCTAGAGCCATATGCACTCATGGATCACGTTGTTGGGTACGCGGATGAAATTCTCTTTGGTGAGCTCACGACCGCACAACAACGGATTGTGCTCTTCCTCCGGGCAATTGTCGCCAGGCCGGACATTGTCATCCTCGATGAAGCGTTCTCGGGTCTATCTGCGGCACAGCGTAACAGGTGCTTGCAATTCTTAGAAATCGGCGAAAGGCCCAAACGCCGTGCCCCCAACGTCAATCCCCGTTCTCTAGAGGAGGCCCAATTCCGCTGGACTGGTCTTACTGAGGATCAAGCCTTGATCATGACTAGCCATGTGGCAGAGGAGATTCCTGACAGCGTTCGTTACTACATGCGATTGCCGTCTCCTGCAGGCACTGTCGACGGACTCGATTTCCGCTTCGGCATTCTACAATCTAAAACTACCCTGCGGCAACCTCAGACCTGGGAGGCAGCCTGGTCTCCTCCAGAGGCGTTCACCAAGCATGCCCGCAGGACGTGGCGCCGCAAGCAACACACTTTGCCGGTACAGGATATGACTGAATTCGAATGGTGGTCGATATAG
- a CDS encoding CheY-like superfamily, with amino-acid sequence MDLYIAGLLLIQFPLTRDSHVATTTHLESMSKSITANLHSTDTQYKYLSTPIERSDMTYSPVLETSRIFSELCEQSERFDLPPEVLANKDRVSFSTSHNEIYFPIPFKETETLAALKGIEGSVAAAIADLRFGAGAEPRGIQVNLEAATAFGCQAYMAKVDGLSKLDPAVKSKLKNTDLLAAQSNGYRRMSANLYKTKNPDEYFHIHGSLEATTTLNMIGLEGQRPDLTDYEEIIKVIENKVQQYTAAELEEMNKERRQAGVTAYKHEEFIKTPHGKLNVEEPAWKVSKLPGDLPPTPFPAVRDGSKKILEGIKVLEMCRIIAGPTVTRILAEYGADVLKITSPNLSDVPFFQVDGNMGKLAADLDLKSEAGREHFEKLLDDVDVIVDGYRPGALDKLGYGAEAMAELAKKRGKGIVYVNENCFGYEGEWAGRAGWQQIADCVTGIAWAQGQFMGLSTPVVPPFPISDYGTGCMGAIAALTGLYHRAKNGGSYHGKASLMHYDLLLFAMGQYPADVQKELRDVQPPEFFKLRHCDSVDRISSTVLKGMKERFPHLYMPAGSESEGCKPLTELWSSRAYGADIEIVKPVAVIGGVDNQFVRSSRPNGFDRAAWEEFRVEETDAKKYNLNLDQSISDELPRTKPHHDSELVSPQNRSAGPSNMGQPVDVEQERIRDLSKYYCTFDPVSRISDPEIREEQDTASPRLSNDTTLTALTQLGVYRFGCNRSFVSIIDGESQHIISEATASISLRNKDLHRPDDGIFLGVSTLDLEWGVCPHAIRLFTGQDPSRILDTENITANQTRNIIRDFTKDDFYKDRPYVLGWPFFRFYAEVPLYSPSGFVLGSYCVVDNKPRTNFGDEDVAALREIADSISNHLENARIVQYHRRSENLVKGLTNFVKSRAKFDPIASSTQGQIEASAKKLNTEDLRVIATPGDVGGTLDPLPTAKDIDVYSPIDQNSSTSLHGKESSIFSRSTPSASNYTLPSSISRTSDRADPLSSSVEGPPESSALDNVPITERIAAIFSRASLLLKDSLDLDGVVFLDAHRNDPHFEPSERQDDWDDIKNLETGSPAASGSGPLGLPNFNHGKNEENYCGSLGQAISYRPAKSNTDLSHVRVKEELLHSLITHFPDGHIFNLDNTSSLDSSVDFESSNPDISAPNLEIIQQISHSLAHQLPEAKCVLFYPLWDWNKARWLAGTLVWVNGSRRPLGTEELHYFKAFGDSMISEVSRIHWTASENSKFDFVTSISHELRSPLHGILASAELLHDIPLQTAQRDMVKMISTSGLTLLDTIDHLLEYCKINNLANTQGLSVANTEDFGSTLVSDFNLASLVEQVAVILHTGRKAPGPASSLASEIPLTTPSPQTTSRVAQSEGELSVIVNIEQSSSWNIRSVAGAWRRIVMNLLGNAMKWTQTGLIEVSVSQAAAQTQEEPHLILLRVTDTGQGISQDFLKSSAFSPFAQEDALSEGVGLGLSVVHKLVNFLGGDIKMKSESGVGTQVDVYVPMQRPKDYVPVRLFDNSSSLGIQRREEALRACLIGFNGYPDLTETPTGILSSDAKRKLSIQSTLANIFRVQLGWHIALAESLDKGEGDIAVIEEAKFTPMLNDQSPSTITAGHHFRFFIVLGSTKSSLGYSLPMNAILMSQPYGPQKICETAQKIMDLCNSQPQIGGLEALVAVPPTKHELIPTEPSAPSLPEIPNCLSPESPVELACPSPLLGGSPIPPNSQMTDMHVLIVDDNDINLKILATFMRKLGCSYDTASNGLMALEQVQTSSRRFDLILMDLSMPVMDGLVSTSKIRQHEKDQGGGDSRCQ; translated from the exons ATGGACCTTTATATAGCCGGCCTGCTCTTAATTCAATTTCCTCTAACTAGGGACTCTCACGTTGCAACCACAACCCACCTTGAGTCGATGTCAAAAAGTATCACCGCGAATCTCCATTCGACCGACACTCAGTACAAGTATCTATCGACGCCGATAGAAAGAAGCGATATGACATACTCTCCAGTCCTTGAGACCAGCCGCATCTTCTCTGAGCTGTGCGAGCAGTCAGAACGCTTCGACTTACCACCAGAGGTCCTCGCAAACAAGGACCGCGTCTCATTCTCTACCAGTCATAATGAAATCTATTTTCCCATTCCCTTTAAAGAGACTGAAACTCTCGCCGCACTGAAGGGTATCGAAGGTTCTGTAGCCGCCGCCATTGCCGATTTGCGCTTTGGTGCTGGTGCGGAACCTCGGGGCATTCAAGTCAACCTCGAAGCTGCCACTGCATTCGGATGTCAAGCGTACATGGCCAAGGTGGATGGTCTGTCAAAGTTGGATCCCGCtgtgaaatcaaagctgAAGA ATACGGATTTGCTGGCTGCCCAATCCAACGGCTACCGGCGTATGTCGGCAAATCTCTACAAGACTAAGAACCCAGATGAATACTTCCATATTCATGGCTCGCTAGAGGCTACAACAACCTTAAACATGATAGGACTTGAGGGTCAACGACCAGACTTGACTGACTATGAAGAAATCATCAAGGTCATCGAGAATAAGGTACAGCAATACACAGCTGCGGAGCTTGAAGAAATGAACAAGGAGAGACGTCAGGCTGGTGTGACCGCTTACAAACATGAGGAATTCATTAAAACTCCCCAC GGAAAACTTAACGTCGAAGAGCCTGCATGGAAAGTCAGCAAACTACCTGGTGACCTTCCTCCAACTCCTTTCCCGGCTGTACGTGACGGCAGCAAGAAAATTCTCGAGGGAATTAAGGTGCTAGAGATGTGCCGTATCATCGCAGGCCCAACTGTTACCCGCATTCTAGCCGAGTATGGTGCCGATGTATTGAAGATTACCAGCCCAAACCTTTCTGACGTGCCGTTCTTTCAAGTCGATGGTAACATGGGCAAGCTTGCAGCAGATCTTGATTTAAAGAGCGAGGCTGGACGAGAGCACTTTGAGAAGCTCCTGGATGATGTGGATGTTATCGTGGATGGCTACCGTCCCGGAGCACTGGATAAGCTTGGATATGGAGCAGAAGCCATGGCTGAGTTGGCCAAGAAGCGCGGCAAAGGCATCGTTTACGTGAATGAGAACTGCTTTGGATACGAAGGCGAGTGGGCGGGCCGCGCTGGATGGCAGCAGATTGCAGACTGC GTTACTGGAATTGCCTGGGCCCAAGGCCAGTTCATGGGCCTCTCAACACCCGTTGTACCTCCCTTCCCCATCTCCGACTACGGCACCGGCTGCATGGGCGCCATCGCCGCGCTGACTGGTCTCTACCACCGCGCGAAGAACGGCGGCTCATACCACGGCAAAGCCTCACTGATGCACTAcgaccttcttctctttgcaATGGGTCAATATCCCGCTGATGTGCAGAAAGAGCTTCGTGATGTGCAGCCGCCGGAGTTCTTCAAGTTGCGTCACTGCGACAGCGTTGACCGTATCTCGTCGACTGTGCTGAAGGGTATGAAAGAGCGGTTCCCGCACTTGTACATGCCTGCCGGTTCTGAGTCGGAAGGCTGCAAGCCATTGACCGAACTATGGTCATCACGCGCATATGGTGCGGATATCGAGATTGTGAAGCCAGTCGCGGTTATTGGCGGTGTGGATAACCAATTCGTGCGGTCCAGTCGTCCGAATGGATTTGATCGGGCAGCCTGGGAGGAGTTTAGGGTTGAGGAGACCGATGCGAAGAAAT ATAACCTCAATCTAGACCAGTCCATTTCTGATGAGCTCCCACGCACTAAGCCCCACCATGACAGCGAATTGGTTTCCCCCCAAAACAG ATCAGCTGGCCCATCGAATATGGGTCAGCCGGTGGATGTCGAGCAGGAGAGAATCCGAGATCTATCCAA ATATTACTGTACATTTGATCCAGTCTCGAGAATTTCAGACCCCGAAATACGTGAGGAACAGGACACAGCCTCTCCTCGTCTTTCAAACGATACCACATTGACCGCGTTGACACAACTGGGGGTCTATCGATTTGGCTGCAATCGGTCTTTTGTTTCAATCATCGACGGAGAAAGTCAGCACATCATTTCAGAGGCAACCGCCTCGATCTCTCTTCGAAACAAAGATCTTCATCGCCCAGATGATGGCATCTTCTTGGGTGTCAGTACACTTGACCTGGAATGGGGAGTGTGTCCCCACGCCATTCGGCTTTTCACTGGACAAGATCCTTCCCGGATACTAGACACGGAGAACATAACGGCCAACCAAACTCGCAACATCATTCGCGATTTTACCAAGGATGATTTCTACAAAGATCGTCCTTATGTCCTTGGCTGGCCATTTTTTCGATTCTACGCCGAGGTGCCATTGTACAGCCCTTCCGGGTTCGTACTAGGCTCATATTGTGTGGTGGACAACAAGCCACGAACAAACTTTGGAGACGAAGATGTGGCTGCTCTTCGGGAGATTGCCGACTCGATTTCAAACCACCTTGAAAATGCGCGGATCGTTCAATATCATCGTCGTTCGGAGAACTTGGTCAAAGGGTTGACAAACTTCGTCAAAAGCCGTGCAAAATTTGACCCCATTGCTTCCTCCACTCAAGGTCAAATTGAAGCTTCTGCAAAGAAGCTCAATACTGAAGATTTGAGAGTAATAGCCACCCCAGGCGATGTAGGTGGAACGCTCGATCCTTTGCCCACGGCAAAGGATATTGATGTTTATTCACCCATTGATCAAAATTCGTCCACAAGTCTTCATGGAAAGGAGTCGTCTATTTTTTCTCGAAGCACACCTTCCGCGTCAAACTACACGCTGCCATCGTCGATTTCTCGAACCTCAGACCGAGCTGACCCTCTTTCCTCTTCCGTAGAGGGACCCCCGGAATCATCAGCGCTAGACAATGTGCCTATCACTGAACGCATAGCTGCGATCTTTTCCCGTGCTAGTCTTCTACTGAAAGATTCTCTGGATCTAGACGGTGTGGTCTTTCTTGATGCCCATCGAAATGACCCACACTT CGAACCTTCTGAACGGCAGGATGATTGGGATGACATCAAAAATCTTGAGACAGGTTCCCCAGCTGCTTCTGGCTCTGGCCCCTTGGGTCTTCCTAATTTCAATCACGGCAAGAACGAGGAAAATTATTGTGGCTCCTTGGGCCAGGCTATAAGCTACAGGCCAGCTAAGAGCAACACTGACTTAAGCCACGTCCGAGTGAAAGAAGAGTTACTGCATTCGTTGATCACGCACTTTCCAGATGGCCATATCTTCAACTTAGACAACACAAGTAGCTTGGACAGCTCCGTGGACTTTGAAAGCAGCAATCCTGACATTTCTGCTCCTAATCTTGAAATCATTCAGCAGATATCTCATAGTCTTGCACATCAGCTCCCTGAAGCAAAATGTGTACTTTTCTATCCTCTGTGGGATTGGAACAAAGCCCGATGGCTTGCAGGCACGCTGGTTTGGGTAAACGGAAGCCGTCGTCCGTTGGGCACAGAAGAACTGCACTACTTCAAAGCGTTTGGAGATTCGATGATTTCCGAAGTATCTCGAATACACTGGACTGCCAGTGAAAACTCGAAATTCGACTTCGTGACTTCTATAAGTCATGAGCTTCGCTCCCCACTACACGGGATTCTCGCGAGTGCGGAGTTGCTACATGATATTCCACTTCAGACTGCGCAGCGTGATATGGTTAAAATGATCTCAACGTCCGGACTGACCTTGTTGGACACGATAGATCACCT GCTGGAATACTGCAAAATCAACAACTTGGCAAACACGCAAGGTCTCAGCGTGGCAAACACTGAAGATTTCGGATCAACCCTTGTCTCTGACTTCAACCTTGCTTCCTTGGTTGAACAGGTCGCTGTGATACTCCACACTGGCCGGAAAGCACCTGGGCCGGCATCGTCTCTTGCAAGTGAAATCCCTCTTACTACTCCTTCCCCTCAAACCACATCTCGTGTTGCTCAAAGCGAGGGTGAATTGTCAGTGATAGTGAACATCGAACAATCCAGTTCTTGGAACATCCGATCAGTCGCTGGTGCCTGGAGGAGAATAGTCATGAATCTCCTTGGTAACGCAATGAAGTGGACGCAGACTGGCCTTATCGAGGTATCAGTATCACAAGCTGCAGCTCAAACCCAAGAAGAACCTCATCTTATCCTTCTTCGCGTTACAGACACGGGCCAAGGAATTTCTCAAGACTTTCTCAAGAGCTCGGCATTCTCTCCATTTGCGCAGGAAGACGCCCTGTCGGAGGGCGTTGGGCTTGGACTCAGCGTCGTGCACAAACTAGTGAATTTTCTGGGTGGTGATATCAAAATGAAAAGCGAAAGCGGGGTTGGTACCCAGGTCGATGTTTACGTTCCCATGCAGCGCCCCAAGGATTATGTCCCTGTCAGGTTATTCGACAATTCTTCCTCGCTAGGAATTCAAAGACGTGAAGAGGCTCTGAGGGCATGCCTTATTGGATTCAACGGCTATCCGGACTTGACGGAGACGCCCACTGGTATTTTGAGCTCTGACGCGAAGCGAAAACTTTCTATTCAAAGCACCCTTGCCAATATTTTTAGGGTACAACTGGGATGGCATATCGCACTGGCAGAGTCACTTGATAAAGGAGAGGGTGACATCGCGGTTATCGAGGAGGCCAAATTCACTCCTATGTTGAATGACCAATCACCCTCCACTATCACTGCTGGCCATCATTTTAGATTCTTCATTGTCTTGGGCAGCACGAAATCCTCGCTAGGCTACTCTCTTCCTATGAATGCCATCCTGATGTCACAGCC ATATGGACCTCAGAAAATCTGTGAAACCGCCCAAAAAATCAtggatctgtgcaattccCAACCCCAGATCGGCGGCTTAGAAGCTCTAGTTGCCGTTCCGCCAACAAAGCATGAACTTATTCCGACCGAACCAAGCGCCCCGAGCCTGCCAGAAATACCGAATTGTCTTTCACCTGAGTCTCCAGTTGAATTGGCCTGTCCAAGTCCTCTTCTGGGGGGCTCCCCGATCCCGCCGAATAGTCAAATGACCGATATGCATGTCCTTATCGTGGATGACAATGACATAAATCTTAAG ATTTTAGCTACGTTCATGCGAAAACTGGGCTGTAGTTACGACACGGCTTCTAACGGACTGATGGCACTGGAACAAGTTCAAACTTCAAGTCGAAGGTTTGACTTGATATTGATGG ATTTATCCATGCCTGTCATGGATGGACTAGTTTCAACCAGCAAGATCCGACAACACGAAAAAGACCAAG GCGGCGGTGACAGCAGGTGTCAATGA